The Euzebyales bacterium DNA segment TGGATCCACGAGTGGTCCAGGTGGTAGCCCGTGGCCCAGATGACGGTCGCGACGCCGTCGAGGCGACCGCCGTCGGCGAACCCGATGGTGCGCCCGGTGGCTGCGGTCACGCGGGGCCGCAGGCGGACGCCGAGGCGTTGCAGCTGTCGGGGACCTGTGCCGATGACGGCGTCACGGGCACGCATCCGTCGCCCCAGCCGGGACTCGGCGGTCGCGCGCATCGCGCCGGTGATGGTCAGCCACCAGAACAGGTCGCGGCCGGCCAGGCGCTGCGGGAACGACGGCAGCCGCTGGCCGACCGCGAGCGCGACAGGGTGCGTGGCGGCGAGCTCAGCTGCGATCTGGCAGCCGGAGTTGCCGCTGCCCACCACGAGCACCGTCCCCTGCGGGAGCACGCCGGGGTTGCGGTAGTAGGCGCTGTGCAGCTGGACCACCGCGGGGTCCAGGCCTGCGGCGACCGATGGGATGACCGGCGTCTGGAACGGACCGGTCGCCACGACCACCTGGCCCGCGGACACGGTCCCAGCCGCGGTGGCCACGACGTAGCGATCGCCGTCGC contains these protein-coding regions:
- a CDS encoding NAD(P)/FAD-dependent oxidoreductase, with translation MILFTPAQYDGLPGMPFPAGADTYPGKDEVAAYLETYAAAFDLPVRLGARVTQVSRDGDRYVVATAAGTVSAGQVVVATGPFQTPVIPSVAAGLDPAVVQLHSAYYRNPGVLPQGTVLVVGSGNSGCQIAAELAATHPVALAVGQRLPSFPQRLAGRDLFWWLTITGAMRATAESRLGRRMRARDAVIGTGPRQLQRLGVRLRPRVTAATGRTIGFADGGRLDGVATVIWATGYHLDHSWIHVPEATDDAGAIVQRRGVTPVPGLYTLGLPWQHTRGSALLGFVTGDAAYLAARIAERHARAGRTTPSPTG